Proteins encoded together in one Chitinophaga lutea window:
- a CDS encoding SusC/RagA family TonB-linked outer membrane protein: MRKKFTQFPGICYAAFASHAWVPLFSALVLLCGTAAAHPGHGTLTYGDVSATVLDLRGTVTNERGEILIGASVKIKGTNQGAVTDAGGVFVLRNLAPGAVLVISMIGYDTREYTVPANATNVTIVLSDQRAMEEVVITGYQTLKRIDYAGAATTIKAKDVKVPSLGTLDKMLQGQVAGVSIQNTSAVFGTAPKIRVRGSASISGINEPLWVLDGVPLEAPLNIVPSELYAGNARNLLASALSNVNPEDIEDITVLKDATATAMYGTRAVNGVIVITTKRAKKKAPLRVNYSFNGTLSLKPSIRDFDVLNSKDQIELNQELATIYESVLQNFAASTTGPLTKLQDQYNRRDITEQQYREMLRDLKTVNTDWFDELYKNSFMHQHSLSLSMGGNKTSTRLSFSYYDDPGKVKGEYAKRYTANLVNNFQLTDKFNAEVMLKFARRDQRQPGTQVNPFTYARDASRASKPYAADGSYEYYKKGYANFNILEEIDNNYILLKSNDYAAQLNLEYKFTPRLKASTLFNIRYTKSTLDEIMTERSNYAEQFRADDFRILENNPRLYKKPGSPAYELPQTVLPEGGILDKENIEAKYYTLRGQLEWTAIETDKHKLALMGGMEITQNRQSTDFSRGYGYMSGTKTFAPAPLAYERLTVTSNLPEDERRMYGGRNLLQGTSSYVNEFTRNAVSYYSSLSYAYKGRYILDASLRNDATNVSGSSSRNRFLPTWAVGGAWNFGEESFMEPVNDIFTSGKLRVSYGLRGNAGYRGPDLVAYYVNIIRASYPDFNTTGVQIVEAENSSLEFEKEYMFSTGIDVTLAKAVDLTFNYYSRKNFDLVGYKPVQSSSGYLTKLFNWADMKNEGIEASVNIRPVKIAGDFSWSGMVNVGYNRNEVLSDYQGNNPSVFDATVSEGYALKGKPLTGLYSFRFKDLDERGLAQYYNGKGETVMGFAESNRDLVNISYQGSRDPMYSGGFTSNFMYKDFLLGVSFVFNAGHVVRKADFYRGGSLSSLYRDDKNVPGDFAYRWRARGDEQYTDIPRLLMREDINDYNNLGFFDASIFGTYNRSDIRTINASYLRLRNIILQYNFSKFAKQWKMQNLTAGLEASNLAVFASKRFHGMDPETLLTGLNMPPVKSFTLSLSATF, encoded by the coding sequence ATGCGAAAAAAGTTTACACAATTCCCCGGCATTTGCTATGCAGCCTTTGCCAGCCATGCGTGGGTACCGCTTTTCAGCGCCCTCGTACTGCTGTGCGGAACGGCTGCGGCGCATCCGGGGCACGGCACTCTCACATACGGTGATGTATCCGCCACCGTACTCGACCTGCGCGGCACTGTTACAAATGAAAGAGGCGAAATCCTCATCGGCGCCAGTGTCAAGATCAAAGGCACCAACCAGGGCGCCGTTACCGATGCCGGCGGGGTGTTCGTACTGCGCAACCTCGCGCCCGGCGCCGTACTGGTGATTTCCATGATCGGCTATGACACCCGGGAATACACCGTTCCTGCCAACGCCACCAATGTAACCATCGTTCTGTCTGACCAGCGGGCCATGGAAGAAGTGGTGATCACCGGTTACCAGACGCTCAAACGAATCGACTACGCGGGCGCCGCCACCACCATTAAAGCGAAAGACGTGAAAGTGCCGAGCCTCGGCACGCTGGACAAAATGCTCCAGGGCCAGGTGGCCGGCGTATCCATCCAGAATACCTCGGCGGTTTTCGGAACAGCCCCCAAGATAAGAGTGCGCGGCAGCGCGTCCATCAGCGGCATCAACGAGCCCCTGTGGGTGCTCGACGGTGTGCCGCTCGAAGCACCACTCAACATCGTGCCTTCGGAGCTGTACGCCGGCAACGCGCGTAACCTGCTGGCCAGTGCGCTCTCGAACGTGAACCCGGAAGACATTGAAGACATCACCGTACTGAAAGACGCCACGGCCACCGCCATGTACGGCACCCGCGCAGTGAACGGCGTGATCGTCATCACCACCAAACGGGCCAAGAAAAAGGCGCCGCTTCGGGTGAACTATTCTTTCAACGGCACGCTCAGCCTCAAACCCTCCATCCGCGATTTCGACGTGCTGAACTCGAAAGACCAGATAGAACTGAACCAGGAGCTGGCCACCATCTACGAAAGCGTGTTGCAGAACTTTGCGGCTTCCACTACCGGGCCGCTCACCAAGCTGCAGGATCAATACAACCGGCGCGACATCACCGAACAGCAATACCGCGAAATGCTCCGTGACCTGAAAACCGTCAACACCGACTGGTTCGACGAGCTGTACAAAAACTCCTTCATGCACCAGCATTCCCTCAGCCTGAGCATGGGCGGGAACAAAACTTCCACCCGCCTGTCTTTCAGTTATTATGACGATCCCGGCAAGGTGAAAGGGGAGTATGCGAAAAGATATACGGCCAATCTCGTGAACAACTTCCAGCTCACTGACAAGTTCAACGCTGAGGTCATGCTGAAGTTCGCGCGGAGAGACCAGCGCCAGCCGGGTACCCAGGTGAACCCCTTCACCTACGCCAGGGACGCCAGCCGCGCTTCCAAACCCTATGCGGCCGACGGATCTTATGAATACTACAAAAAAGGATACGCCAACTTCAACATCCTCGAGGAAATCGACAACAACTACATCCTGCTGAAAAGCAACGACTATGCCGCGCAGCTGAACCTAGAATACAAATTCACCCCGCGGCTGAAGGCATCCACGCTTTTCAACATCCGTTATACGAAATCCACCCTGGATGAGATCATGACCGAACGGTCCAATTACGCGGAACAGTTCAGGGCCGATGATTTCCGGATACTGGAAAACAATCCCCGCCTGTATAAAAAACCGGGCTCGCCGGCTTACGAACTGCCGCAGACGGTATTACCCGAAGGAGGCATCCTGGACAAGGAAAACATCGAAGCGAAATACTACACCCTTCGCGGCCAGCTGGAATGGACCGCCATCGAAACAGACAAACACAAACTGGCGCTGATGGGCGGGATGGAAATCACCCAGAACAGACAAAGCACCGACTTTTCGAGGGGGTATGGCTACATGAGCGGCACCAAAACTTTTGCGCCCGCGCCGCTGGCGTACGAAAGGCTGACGGTCACCTCCAACCTCCCCGAAGATGAAAGGCGGATGTACGGTGGCCGCAACCTCCTGCAGGGCACTTCCTCCTACGTGAATGAGTTTACCCGTAATGCGGTGTCTTATTACTCCAGCCTGTCGTACGCCTACAAAGGCCGTTACATCCTGGACGCCTCGCTGAGAAACGACGCCACCAACGTTTCCGGCAGCTCCAGCCGCAACCGCTTCCTGCCCACCTGGGCCGTCGGCGGCGCGTGGAACTTCGGTGAAGAGAGCTTCATGGAACCGGTGAATGACATATTCACCAGCGGCAAGCTGCGCGTGTCTTACGGCCTGAGAGGGAACGCGGGATACCGCGGGCCGGACCTTGTGGCCTATTACGTGAATATCATCCGTGCGTCGTATCCGGACTTCAATACCACCGGCGTACAGATCGTGGAAGCGGAAAACTCCTCCCTGGAGTTTGAAAAGGAATACATGTTCAGCACCGGTATCGACGTTACCCTGGCGAAAGCGGTGGACCTGACTTTCAACTACTACTCCCGGAAAAACTTCGACCTGGTAGGGTACAAACCTGTACAGTCTTCTTCCGGCTACCTCACCAAACTGTTCAACTGGGCAGACATGAAGAACGAAGGCATCGAAGCCTCCGTTAATATCCGCCCCGTCAAGATCGCGGGAGACTTCAGCTGGTCGGGCATGGTGAATGTGGGCTATAACCGGAACGAGGTGCTGTCCGACTATCAGGGCAATAACCCCTCCGTATTCGACGCGACCGTTTCCGAAGGTTACGCATTGAAAGGGAAGCCGCTCACCGGGCTGTATTCGTTCCGTTTCAAGGATCTCGATGAGCGCGGCCTCGCGCAGTATTACAATGGAAAGGGCGAAACCGTCATGGGGTTTGCCGAAAGTAACCGCGACCTGGTGAACATCTCTTACCAGGGCAGCCGCGACCCGATGTACTCCGGCGGCTTTACGTCCAACTTCATGTATAAAGACTTCCTGCTTGGCGTATCGTTCGTGTTCAACGCTGGGCACGTGGTGCGGAAGGCGGACTTCTACCGAGGCGGATCCCTCTCAAGCCTGTACCGCGACGATAAAAACGTGCCCGGCGACTTCGCTTACCGCTGGCGCGCCCGCGGCGACGAACAGTATACCGACATTCCCCGGCTGCTCATGCGGGAAGACATCAACGACTACAACAACCTCGGTTTCTTCGACGCGTCCATCTTCGGTACTTACAACCGGTCAGACATCCGGACCATTAACGCTTCCTACCTGCGCCTGCGCAACATCATCCTGCAATACAACTTTTCAAAGTTCGCGAAGCAGTGGAAGATGCAGAACCTCACCGCAGGGCTCGAAGCATCCAACCTGGCTGTTTTCGCCTCCAAAAGGTTCCATGGCATGGACCCGGAAACATTGCTGACCGGCCTCAATATGCCGCCGGTCAAGTCGTTTACGCTCAGCCTGTCCGCCACCTTCTGA
- a CDS encoding RagB/SusD family nutrient uptake outer membrane protein yields MLHHHNIKRYLLAGLLLASVAIASCSKFLEEPVDNRTLIVTIPDMEKTLNQLLPYSDHHFTDLMSDDYIFRDLAGHNVEEAVEQLLPIFEFTITRESMSATRFLSSGFNPVTAFRRYYNCIINSLLVQKKAEEYKATSDGEAKSIAAIKGKAKAIRAYCNYMLVNLFAKQYNPATADADAGVPFVEQYSGEPVVPYTRVSVKRMYDAVEQDLLAALDLVADTEASNAQFTFSKNAILALLARVYLNKRDWDNSIKYATLLLQRRNVPLNVGKLRTEITDYAQYSSSYFNPANPAYILMGNNTYQLLAYFWMGMYPYPARQVMMANGADDNNDYIIQTSALFNDFVPQKLMEFLAQTTRNGNMPLLTVDEVFFNRAEADIQKNNGLTAASRADLTVLIRNQNFSLSTQNNKISQLNGITTRQAAIDFLLLIKRIRFSSEGMRWFDIRRHSLPVEHTGRSGVYKIDGTKPEAYVIQLPTEEITRNPGLN; encoded by the coding sequence ATGTTGCATCATCATAACATCAAAAGATATTTACTCGCAGGCTTGCTCCTGGCATCGGTCGCCATCGCATCCTGTTCCAAATTCCTGGAGGAACCGGTGGATAACCGGACGCTGATCGTCACCATACCGGATATGGAAAAAACGCTCAACCAGCTGTTGCCGTATTCGGATCATCATTTCACCGACCTGATGTCTGACGACTATATTTTCCGGGATCTTGCGGGGCATAACGTGGAAGAGGCGGTAGAACAGCTGCTGCCCATCTTCGAGTTCACCATTACCCGGGAGTCCATGTCCGCCACCCGCTTCCTCAGCAGCGGCTTCAACCCCGTGACCGCTTTCCGGCGGTATTATAATTGCATCATTAACTCGCTGCTCGTCCAGAAAAAAGCGGAGGAATACAAGGCTACTTCGGATGGTGAAGCAAAGAGCATCGCCGCCATCAAAGGAAAGGCAAAGGCCATCCGGGCGTATTGTAATTATATGCTGGTGAATTTATTCGCCAAACAATACAATCCCGCCACCGCCGACGCCGATGCAGGCGTACCGTTCGTTGAGCAATACAGCGGCGAGCCGGTAGTGCCTTATACGAGGGTCAGCGTAAAGAGAATGTACGATGCCGTTGAGCAGGACCTCCTCGCCGCTCTCGACCTGGTAGCAGACACAGAGGCGAGCAACGCGCAATTCACATTCAGTAAAAACGCCATCCTTGCGTTGCTGGCGCGGGTGTACCTGAATAAAAGAGACTGGGACAACAGCATCAAATACGCCACACTCTTGCTGCAACGCAGGAATGTACCGCTGAACGTCGGCAAGCTGCGCACCGAGATCACCGACTATGCGCAGTATTCCAGCAGCTATTTCAATCCCGCCAACCCTGCCTACATCCTGATGGGCAACAATACCTACCAGTTGCTGGCTTATTTCTGGATGGGGATGTACCCTTATCCGGCCAGGCAGGTTATGATGGCGAACGGCGCGGACGACAACAATGATTACATTATCCAGACCAGTGCGCTGTTCAACGATTTTGTACCGCAGAAGCTCATGGAGTTCCTGGCGCAGACGACCCGCAACGGCAATATGCCGCTGCTGACGGTCGACGAGGTTTTCTTCAACCGTGCCGAAGCCGATATCCAGAAAAACAACGGGCTCACGGCGGCATCGCGCGCCGACCTGACCGTGCTGATCCGCAACCAGAACTTTTCGCTGAGCACACAGAACAACAAAATCAGCCAGCTCAACGGGATAACCACCAGGCAGGCCGCCATCGACTTCCTGCTGCTGATCAAACGCATCCGCTTCTCGAGTGAGGGCATGCGCTGGTTCGACATACGGCGGCATTCGTTACCGGTGGAACACACGGGCCGTTCCGGCGTCTACAAAATCGACGGAACCAAACCCGAGGCATATGTCATCCAGCTGCCTACGGAGGAAATCACCCGGAATCCCGGTCTTAACTAA
- a CDS encoding putative zinc-binding metallopeptidase, whose product MYNYKIPAFVLAALLMVLTACRKDEAPLSAEVDPPPTFDTRTPLGVKQKEMFDKYGVLFEYKWNRFAYAPNVVANPARIEDVLPYMELMDELFFKAMDSVAGPGLTSVKETPVRILLIGNGLNYGGSEDFGESTAGQAGNIQPNRLTLGGLTPFGEVLRAVGPDADAEYFKAIYDTAPSSFPADAGLIGFIYHEYTHYLDSKHQIPTGFEKPSKVEYLRGSNQYRRVTYPEAISKGFYIPYGMQNEHEDFATYVQTIIWKSDAEMQSVYNTNDTTRAKYQLVSKYFADLRIPITALRNYLTKPSVKARLLALKRKYE is encoded by the coding sequence ATGTATAATTATAAAATTCCCGCATTTGTACTGGCTGCGCTGCTGATGGTGCTGACCGCCTGCCGGAAAGACGAAGCGCCGCTCTCGGCCGAAGTAGACCCGCCACCCACATTCGATACCCGCACACCGCTGGGTGTAAAGCAGAAAGAGATGTTCGACAAGTACGGGGTGCTGTTCGAATACAAATGGAACCGCTTCGCCTATGCGCCCAACGTGGTGGCCAATCCCGCGCGGATAGAGGATGTGCTGCCGTATATGGAGCTGATGGACGAGCTTTTCTTTAAAGCGATGGACTCCGTGGCCGGGCCGGGCCTCACTTCCGTGAAGGAAACGCCGGTAAGGATCCTGCTCATCGGCAACGGTCTCAATTACGGCGGTTCGGAAGACTTCGGGGAATCTACCGCTGGCCAGGCAGGCAACATCCAGCCTAACCGCCTTACCCTGGGTGGATTGACGCCTTTCGGGGAAGTATTGCGGGCCGTGGGGCCGGATGCGGATGCGGAGTATTTCAAGGCGATCTACGATACCGCGCCTTCCAGCTTCCCGGCGGATGCGGGCCTCATCGGTTTCATCTATCATGAGTACACCCATTACCTCGATAGCAAGCATCAGATCCCCACAGGTTTTGAAAAACCCTCCAAGGTGGAATACCTTCGCGGCTCCAACCAGTACAGGCGGGTAACATATCCGGAAGCGATCTCCAAAGGTTTCTACATACCCTACGGCATGCAGAATGAACATGAAGATTTCGCTACGTATGTGCAGACGATTATCTGGAAGTCGGACGCGGAGATGCAATCCGTTTACAATACGAACGACACGACCCGCGCCAAATACCAGCTGGTCAGCAAATATTTTGCGGACCTGCGCATACCCATCACGGCGTTACGGAACTACCTGACTAAACCGTCGGTAAAGGCCCGCCTGCTGGCGCTGAAAAGAAAATATGAATAA
- a CDS encoding M48 family metallopeptidase has translation MFASVRPWMAILCATTLSLSANAQLKLNTKSIGAGAKAVKAATLSDDEVIKYTKEYIQWMDENNPVAPADDPLAKRLQKLTAGLTNYDGLALNYKVYLVRDINAFACADGSVRVCAGLMETMTDDELMGVVGHEIGHVKNKDSKDAFRTALMTSALKEGVSSQGGAAGALSSSQLGDLGEAVANSAYSRGQESQADDYGYEFLKKSKLNPWGMSTAFGKLLKASQDAGGGDKKKKGAQLFSSHPDTEKRMNTMAAKAEKDGFKKPAEK, from the coding sequence ATGTTTGCATCTGTTCGCCCATGGATGGCCATTTTATGCGCCACCACCCTTTCATTGTCCGCTAACGCCCAGTTAAAACTGAACACCAAGTCCATCGGCGCCGGCGCGAAAGCCGTGAAGGCCGCTACTTTGTCTGACGACGAAGTGATCAAATACACGAAGGAATACATCCAGTGGATGGATGAAAACAACCCCGTTGCCCCGGCAGACGATCCCCTGGCGAAGCGCCTGCAGAAACTGACCGCCGGCCTCACTAACTACGACGGCCTCGCTCTCAACTACAAAGTATACCTGGTAAGAGACATCAACGCCTTTGCCTGCGCCGACGGCAGCGTACGCGTATGCGCGGGCCTGATGGAAACGATGACGGACGATGAGCTGATGGGCGTGGTAGGCCACGAGATCGGCCACGTGAAAAACAAGGATTCCAAAGACGCTTTCCGCACGGCGCTGATGACCTCCGCACTGAAGGAAGGCGTTTCCTCCCAGGGTGGCGCAGCCGGTGCCCTGAGCAGTTCCCAGCTGGGCGACCTCGGCGAAGCCGTGGCGAATTCGGCGTATTCCCGCGGCCAGGAAAGCCAGGCGGACGATTACGGATATGAGTTCCTGAAAAAAAGCAAACTGAATCCCTGGGGCATGTCCACCGCCTTTGGAAAACTCCTGAAAGCATCGCAGGATGCCGGCGGAGGCGATAAAAAGAAAAAAGGCGCGCAGCTGTTTTCATCGCACCCGGATACCGAGAAAAGAATGAACACCATGGCCGCGAAAGCGGAGAAAGACGGGTTCAAGAAACCGGCTGAAAAATAG
- a CDS encoding TonB-dependent receptor domain-containing protein: MKKTLFLMMLVLVNASMALAQTRTVRGKIRDAQTGDGIPGVTVTIKGSSSGTLSGGDGTFKLDASPQDVLVFSSIGFVTQEQSAASTELDIRLVTSRRELSEIVVTGQGIGVEKRRLSTTVETISAKDIKAAPAGQLDQLLAGKLPGAQIRLNSGQPGTASLIRSRGIVSAYSSTTPVIYVDGVRVDNLNTAPALSLETGGAQSSAIADIPIENIERVEFIKGGAATTLYGSDAANGVLQIFTKKGSAMRPELDFEVKLGGTKGTEDYLHFKETADVLFRTGLYQNYRIGLSGGSDRVTYSFSGSFGQDDGFRPANQQKRYNFRSTVSAKVNKILTYTGSLGFSANQFFRDQNANSSYGVFGNLETGAYGELNKFNKTKLDSIKRAIIDPIMANVYQRETVHRFQTSQAFTAQILENLTAKASFGIDYRSSEQLGIFTNRYLIALGAVPPGTDNQGSIDVFNRNFLGLTGDFNIQHKGRANDFSFISTLGGQAFRNIDKQNALHGVNVVDGSRSVNNSGKTTAEDYELTVTNYGFYVAENIGFKDKLFLEMGLRMDANSAFGDNIGNQFYPKIGMSYDLAAENFIANSLPVVSQLRFRANYGKAGLFPPPFSHQRTITGRPFLAGAGFSLGQPGNTDLEPEKVATVEGGLDLGFLNNRFTLSATYYQAKTEGALFNAPYTPSAGLITQLRNIGAISNKGWEFASVLTVLDKKDFSLRLNASYNLLSESVVTSNGGTPQFSIGGFTFLGSFVDVNKPVGFLKGNRPTFDKDGKMTSSEANANLGSPIPKHSGSVGLSFTFKQRLTLYANGDYQSGAYGVNVDEVLRFFNGLSDDRIPEASRDESFFDLAGVWVEKTNYFKVRNISLNYQVPEKYVDRVFKGLEVGFMITNPINIYSSKFDPEVTGSGANIQNGLTVGGFGFGTESSPRQFIGTLRVKL; this comes from the coding sequence ATGAAAAAGACACTATTCTTAATGATGCTCGTGCTGGTGAACGCCTCGATGGCGCTTGCGCAGACGCGAACGGTCCGGGGGAAAATCAGGGACGCCCAGACGGGCGACGGGATCCCCGGCGTAACGGTCACCATCAAGGGAAGCTCCAGCGGAACGCTTTCCGGGGGCGACGGAACATTCAAACTCGATGCGTCCCCGCAGGACGTACTGGTTTTTTCCTCCATCGGTTTTGTAACACAGGAACAATCCGCTGCCAGCACGGAGCTCGACATCCGGCTGGTGACCAGCCGGCGTGAATTATCCGAGATTGTTGTAACCGGCCAGGGTATCGGTGTGGAAAAACGCCGTTTGTCCACCACCGTTGAAACGATCAGCGCAAAAGACATCAAAGCCGCACCCGCAGGCCAGCTGGATCAGCTGCTCGCGGGTAAGCTGCCCGGTGCGCAGATCCGTCTGAACTCCGGCCAGCCTGGCACCGCCTCCCTCATCCGCAGCCGCGGTATCGTATCCGCCTATTCATCCACTACACCGGTAATTTATGTGGACGGCGTTCGGGTAGACAACCTGAATACCGCTCCGGCCCTCAGCCTCGAAACAGGCGGCGCACAAAGTAGCGCCATCGCAGACATTCCCATTGAAAACATCGAGCGCGTGGAATTCATCAAAGGCGGCGCCGCCACCACGCTCTACGGCTCCGACGCGGCCAATGGCGTACTGCAGATCTTCACCAAAAAAGGATCCGCCATGCGGCCCGAACTGGACTTCGAAGTGAAACTCGGCGGCACCAAAGGCACCGAAGATTATCTGCACTTCAAAGAAACAGCCGACGTACTGTTCCGCACCGGGCTGTACCAGAACTACCGCATTGGCCTGTCAGGCGGCTCAGACAGGGTGACGTACAGCTTCTCCGGCAGCTTTGGCCAGGACGACGGCTTCCGCCCCGCGAACCAGCAGAAACGCTATAACTTCCGTTCCACCGTTTCCGCGAAGGTGAACAAGATCCTGACGTACACCGGCTCGCTCGGTTTCTCCGCCAACCAGTTCTTCCGCGACCAGAACGCCAACTCGTCTTACGGCGTATTCGGCAACCTCGAAACCGGCGCGTACGGCGAACTGAACAAGTTCAACAAAACCAAGCTCGACAGTATCAAACGCGCCATCATCGACCCGATCATGGCCAACGTGTACCAGCGTGAAACCGTTCACCGCTTCCAGACCAGCCAGGCATTCACCGCGCAGATCCTGGAGAACCTGACGGCGAAGGCTTCTTTCGGTATCGACTACCGCAGCAGCGAACAACTGGGTATTTTCACCAACCGTTATTTGATCGCCCTCGGCGCCGTTCCTCCGGGCACGGATAACCAGGGCTCGATCGATGTGTTCAACAGGAACTTCCTCGGCCTCACCGGCGATTTCAATATCCAGCACAAAGGCCGTGCAAACGACTTCTCATTTATCAGTACACTGGGCGGGCAGGCATTCAGAAACATCGATAAACAGAATGCACTTCACGGCGTGAACGTGGTAGACGGTTCCCGTTCTGTGAACAACTCCGGTAAAACCACCGCGGAAGACTATGAGCTGACCGTGACCAACTATGGTTTTTATGTAGCGGAAAACATCGGCTTTAAAGACAAACTTTTCCTGGAAATGGGCTTGCGCATGGATGCGAACTCTGCATTCGGCGACAATATCGGCAACCAGTTCTATCCGAAAATCGGTATGTCGTACGACCTCGCCGCGGAGAATTTCATTGCCAATTCACTTCCCGTTGTTTCGCAATTGAGGTTCAGGGCCAACTATGGTAAGGCCGGTTTGTTCCCACCGCCGTTCAGCCACCAGCGGACCATCACCGGCCGGCCGTTCCTGGCAGGAGCGGGCTTTAGCCTCGGCCAGCCGGGCAACACGGACCTGGAGCCTGAAAAAGTGGCCACTGTCGAAGGCGGCTTGGATCTGGGTTTCCTCAACAACCGCTTCACACTGTCGGCCACCTACTACCAGGCCAAAACGGAAGGCGCATTGTTCAACGCACCGTACACGCCTTCAGCAGGCCTGATCACCCAACTCCGCAACATCGGCGCGATTTCCAACAAAGGATGGGAGTTCGCTTCGGTATTGACCGTGCTGGACAAGAAGGATTTCAGTCTTCGTTTGAACGCATCTTACAACCTGCTGTCTGAAAGCGTGGTGACTTCCAACGGTGGCACACCGCAGTTCTCTATCGGCGGGTTTACCTTCCTGGGCTCATTCGTGGACGTAAACAAACCGGTGGGTTTCCTGAAGGGCAACAGGCCTACGTTTGATAAAGACGGTAAGATGACCAGCTCGGAAGCCAACGCCAACCTGGGCTCGCCCATTCCGAAACACTCCGGCTCCGTAGGGCTTTCCTTTACCTTCAAACAACGCCTCACCCTGTATGCCAATGGCGATTACCAGTCAGGCGCGTATGGCGTGAATGTGGACGAAGTGCTGCGTTTCTTCAACGGGTTGTCTGACGATCGTATCCCCGAAGCATCCCGCGACGAGAGTTTCTTCGACCTCGCAGGCGTTTGGGTGGAAAAAACCAACTACTTCAAGGTGCGCAACATTTCCCTCAATTACCAGGTGCCCGAGAAATATGTAGACAGGGTGTTTAAAGGCCTGGAAGTAGGTTTCATGATCACCAATCCCATCAACATCTACTCTTCCAAATTCGACCCTGAAGTAACCGGTTCCGGCGCGAACATCCAGAACGGTTTGACGGTAGGTGGTTTCGGCTTCGGTACGGAATCATCACCCAGGCAATTTATCGGTACCCTCAGAGTTAAATTATAA
- a CDS encoding RagB/SusD family nutrient uptake outer membrane protein: MAIMKTKILALTMAAAAVFSSGCSLLDPTEVVNPNLTEDDLRDKGLLTMKPWLGGMARNLALAYNEIVTPNEILSDNYANTKTYYNQAFDFPRMNVADADINDLIQYLSRLRSNAVYGLEVVKPADPTATPSEEAELYFYKGLSHLWTAELFVSAPVVGDGKPVPPAEQFDSAIVNFKKALALSTDGDLKTGYNIVLARAYYYLGDKANARKYAADAIASNNRYVRSVAFDPVNTFTPAISNILQDAMYRRGTFDDLQPLPRLDFLDPKCYTISSSEDSPIPLAKIEEAYLILAEADVADNQLPAALNRVKDLIGVVNTRNKATFDDQAEGRDESNPGSRPNVATVRVAASAGEPLIAGLVLDRGAPMVTVPVISGTSINAANVTAANYPTVDAVLELIYLLRQEIFIGEGRRAVDLGFRYPVSFNEIVSNPNIENGDPATVGRIPAFIPKNKEMDAFTYDKAAGTCTIKHNMNKVIVTNKASAEVVPFF; this comes from the coding sequence ATGGCAATTATGAAAACGAAAATATTAGCATTGACGATGGCCGCCGCGGCAGTGTTCAGCAGCGGTTGCAGCCTGCTCGACCCGACGGAAGTGGTGAACCCGAACCTGACGGAAGATGATCTGAGAGACAAAGGACTGCTCACCATGAAACCATGGCTGGGCGGTATGGCCCGCAACCTGGCGCTGGCTTATAACGAGATCGTGACACCCAACGAAATTCTCTCGGACAACTATGCCAACACAAAAACCTACTATAACCAGGCGTTTGATTTTCCGAGGATGAACGTAGCGGATGCAGACATCAACGATCTGATCCAATACCTGTCCCGCCTGCGGTCAAACGCCGTGTATGGCCTGGAAGTAGTGAAACCGGCAGATCCTACCGCTACCCCCAGTGAAGAGGCCGAACTCTATTTTTACAAAGGGCTCTCGCACCTCTGGACCGCCGAATTATTTGTGAGTGCGCCGGTAGTGGGCGACGGGAAACCCGTGCCGCCGGCCGAACAATTCGACTCCGCCATCGTTAATTTCAAGAAAGCGCTGGCGCTGTCTACCGACGGAGACCTGAAAACCGGCTACAACATTGTACTGGCCAGGGCGTATTATTACCTCGGCGACAAGGCCAATGCTCGGAAATATGCGGCAGATGCTATTGCCAGCAACAACCGGTATGTGAGATCGGTGGCATTCGACCCGGTGAACACGTTCACGCCCGCGATCAGCAACATTTTGCAGGACGCCATGTACAGAAGGGGCACGTTCGACGACCTGCAGCCCCTGCCGCGTCTCGACTTCCTGGATCCGAAATGTTATACCATTTCCAGCAGTGAAGACTCACCCATTCCGCTGGCTAAAATCGAAGAAGCCTATCTTATCCTGGCTGAAGCCGATGTAGCGGACAACCAGCTGCCTGCGGCGCTCAACCGGGTGAAAGACCTGATCGGTGTGGTCAACACCCGCAACAAGGCTACTTTCGACGACCAGGCAGAAGGCCGTGATGAAAGTAATCCCGGCTCGCGCCCGAACGTTGCTACCGTACGCGTAGCCGCGAGCGCAGGTGAGCCCCTGATTGCCGGCCTCGTGCTCGACCGGGGTGCGCCCATGGTGACGGTGCCCGTTATTTCCGGCACCTCCATCAACGCCGCCAATGTGACCGCTGCTAACTACCCCACCGTAGACGCAGTACTCGAGCTGATCTACCTGCTGCGCCAGGAAATATTCATCGGTGAGGGGAGACGTGCCGTTGATCTTGGTTTCCGCTACCCGGTTTCTTTCAACGAAATCGTGAGCAACCCGAACATCGAAAACGGCGACCCTGCCACAGTAGGCCGCATCCCGGCATTTATTCCCAAAAACAAGGAAATGGACGCCTTTACCTACGACAAGGCCGCTGGTACCTGCACCATCAAACACAACATGAACAAAGTGATCGTAACCAACAAAGCCTCCGCTGAGGTAGTTCCTTTCTTCTAA